In the Drosophila biarmipes strain raj3 chromosome X, RU_DBia_V1.1, whole genome shotgun sequence genome, one interval contains:
- the LOC108023999 gene encoding RRP12-like protein, protein MGKFRSKLKRHGKGKTWSKGQSATSNPEQMKHRMKAKSRFFQPNLSLAAATPTGLTLEAVHKHEQRQAYNAETTTVNDVAGSLKSFRLDDEDDGMSGSGTAPTGTFKTFQTFASNYSTCSNTSFRKLLTGFRASSDLHKEMLAILSALTEIIRENGGGESSTEYFLLLMEQIEAATEERDIVAGVALLSMGIKSVPAPVLRKRFAQTAATMQTLLQRFVEATNQSVVRYVIGCLSVLLRAQDYATWTYSSTFQYFDALLAFSIHSKPKIRKAAQHAVVSIIHGSSFMLPAAKSDEDQEDVAEKKVKNHPASSRLTKFCLAQFKPEVLANAQTTVLHTLALLKDTLSGFRTEDIRSVCEHLLSIMTAANVLVRTNCFQALHALFLTRSPNLNASLCAKLLAAIHEYRPDRSDVRQTLAWVTVLKEGHQHLATLQLDLCMQALPRLVDVCTTDLWLSERTELVVGVSNCIKELLQDCVARACATEEDAQRNRPSVAKIITSLHKVLNAPFGEVSKYVILIFSIVFEACGKQFGSELTPSLLTISKRYDAQSGHRLQIEHTLISAIKALGPELILTAIPLSDGKGGMQLERSWLLPLLREGANGASLQFFKEKIVPLAMDCQQKWKEFAEANNKSSSHIYELLCCQLWGLFPGFCRQPRDPDYLRQLAPTLGAALEKNPEFRAPIYDGLMELLDDSQSAECHQAIGLYAKNFLPRLFNIYTQKPNGTYEADQRKRVLDVIRLYISRAPADVQLQLFENAQGQLAASAVASFEYDALFDINAAIVRVQKCKGIEAYFEKYMAPILRNDKSKLVAKDEQKLKKQQRKTYELLRELVTSEKPSCQKFTRKNSIALQQILLEAFTTSCSVCQASRLYCLKSLMECRSNLAYNDQLVMKAIPEAVLNYKEFSTRKEQVAEQLIKSIAQLYQDAGKINDFVDILTAGFTADESLVTNTILAFRAVLQQQGQHLTVATLEFVLQQVSVFLVQKSRNQSEAAVAFLITFIKVMPIPLVANHLETIMRSLSAMTKDTKRYCRIQIGYFLKKLCKRFSTEELARFVPGDDEVTHRRLKKIRKQMRRDTRKKQSEEAQADSSDEELVGGLEQKSYTIDDILADSDSDLPEDMDAEEEGGAATNASKRNKKSKQQKSTYIREDPDEIVDLADLKSIGNVLTSGSAQAAATAKSQKAKPQLPNGGFKTADDGRLIISDKALRGQGGNDDESDSDSDSDASMADGTAAKEPKAKRGMEDDSSDEEELQQQQSTAAKRTRKGGDAMSMKSGKTTASSRYTAGGKGIHRQLAAGNSDAMSVKSGKSSGRPAGNEYSSKKAKGDMKKRGQLDPYAYIPLTRNNLNKRKRSMNSRKFKSVLRGAGAEAGGGGGGRVSKKYK, encoded by the exons ATGGGCAAATTCCGATCGAAGCTAAAGCGCCATGGCAAGGGGAAGACGTGGAGCAAGGGCCAGTCGGCCACCTCCAATCCCGAGCAGATGAAGCACCGCATGAAGGCCAAGTCGCGCTTCTTTCAGCCCAATTTGAGTCTGG CTGCCGCCACGCCCACCGGCCTCACCCTGGAGGCGGTGCACAAGCACGAGCAGCGACAGGCCTACAATGCGGAAACCACAACGGTCAACGATGTGGCCGGCAGTCTGAAGAGTTTCAGGCTGGACGACGAGGATGATGGCATGTCCGGTTCGGGAACCGCTCCCACCGGCACCTTCAAGACCTTCCAGACCTTCGCCTCCAACTACAGCACCTGCAGCAACACCAGCTTCCGCAAATTGCTCACCGGCTTCCGGGCCTCGTCCGATCTTCACAAGGAGATGCTGGCCATCCTGAGTGCCCTCACTGAAATCATCCGGGAGAACGGCGGCGGCGAGTCGTCCACAGAGTACTTCCTGCTGCTCATGGAACAGATCGAGGCGGCCACCGAGGAGCGGGACATCGTGGCCGGCGTGGCGCTGCTCTCCATGGGCATCAAGTCGGTGCCGGCTCCGGTTCTGAGGAAGCGGTTCGCCCAGACGGCCGCCACCATGCAGACACTGCTCCAGAGATTCGTGGAGGCCACCAACCAGTCGGTCGTCCGATAT GTAATCGGCTGCCTCTCTGTGCTCCTGCGTGCCCAGGATTATGCGACATGGACGTACAGCTCCACGTTCCAGTACTTCGATGCCCTTCTGGCGTTCAGCATTCACTCCAAGCCGAAGATCCGCAAGGCTGCCCAGCACGCAGTGGTGTCCATCATACACGGCAGCAGCTTCATGCTGCCGGCGGCCAAGTCCGATGAGGACCAGGAGGACGTAGCGGAGAAGAAGGTTAAGAACCACCCGGCCAGCAGTCGGTTGACCAAGTTCTGTTTGGCCCAATTCAAGCCGGAGGTACTGGCCAATGCCCAGACGACGGTGCTCCATACGCTGGCGCTCCTGAAGGACACACTATCCGGCTTCCGGACGGAGGACATACGCAGTGTTTGCGAGCACCTGCTCTCCATTATGACGGCGGCCAATGTGCTGGTGAGGACGAACTGCTTCCAGGCGCTGCATGCCCTCTTCCTCACGAGGAGCCCCAATTTGAATGCCTCGCTGTGCGCGAAACTACTGGCCGCCATCCACGAATACCGACCGGATCGCAGCGATGTCCGGCAGACGCTCGCCTGGGTGACGGTCCTCAAGGAGGGCCATCAGCACTTGGCCACCCTGCAGCTGGATCTTTGCATGCAGGCCCTGCCCCGTCTGGTCGACGTGTGCACCACGGATCTGTGGCTCTCGGAGCGAACGGAGCTGGTTGTGGGTGTCTCCAACTGCATCAAGGAGCTGCTGCAGGACTGTGTGGCTCGGGCATGTGCCACGGAGGAGGATGCCCAGCGCAACCGGCCGAGTGTGGCCAAGATAATCACCTCGCTGCACAAGGTGCTGAATGCTCCCTTCGGGGAGGTCTCCAAATACGTGATCCTCATCTTCTCCATTGTCTTCGAGGCCTGCGGCAAGCAGTTTGG TTCGGAGCTCACTCCCTCCCTGCTGACAATTTCCAAGCGGTACGACGCCCAGAGCGGACATCGTCTGCAGATCGAGCACACACTGATCAGCGCCATCAAGGCTCTGGGACCCGAGCTGATCCTCACCGCGATTCCCCTGTCCGACGGCAAGGGCGGCATGCAGCTGGAGCGTTCCTGGCTGCTGCCCCTCCTCCGCGAGGGAGCCAACGGCGCCAGCCTGCAGTTCTTCAAGGAGAAGATCGTGCCGCTGGCCATGGACTGCCAGCAGAAGTGGAAGGAGTTCGCGGAGGCCAACAACAAGTCTTCGTCTCACATCTACGAGCTGTTGTGCTGCCAGTTGTGGGGCCTGTTCCCCGGCTTCTGTCGCCAGCCAAGGGATCCGGACTACTTGCGACAGCTGGCCCCCACCTTGGGTGCCGCTCTGGAAAAGAATCCCGAGTTCAGGGCCCCCATCTACGATGGTCTGATGGAGCTGCTCGACGACAGTCAGAGCGCGGAATGCCATCAGGCCATAGGCCTATATGCCAAGAACTTTCTGCCTCGCCTGTTCAACATTTACACCCAGAAACCGAACGGCACCTACGAGGCCGATCAGCGGAAGCGTGTCCTGGACGTCATCCGTTTGTACATCTCGCGGGCGCCCGCCGACGTACAACTGCAGCTCTTCGAGAATGCCCAAGGGCAGTTGGCAGCCAGTGCCGTGGCCAGCTTTGAGTACGACGCTCTGTTCGATATAAACGCTGCCATTGTGCGCGTGCAAAAGTGCAAGGGTATCGAGGCTTACTTCGAGAAGTACATGGCTCCCATTCTGAGGAACGATAAGTCCAAACTGGTGGCCAAGGATGAGCAGAAGCTGAAGAAGCAGCAGAGGAAGACCTACGA GCTCCTGCGGGAACTGGTGACCTCGGAGAAGCCATCGTGCCAGAAGTTCACCCGCAAGAACAGCATTGCGCTGCAGCAAATCCTCCTGGAAGCCTTCACCACCAGCTGCAGCGTTTGCCAGGCCTCGCGATTGTA CTGCCTGAAATCCCTGATGGAGTGCCGCAGCAATCTGGCGTACAACGACCAACTGGTGATGAAGGCCATTCCCGAGGCAGTGCTCAACTACAAGGAGTTCTCCACGCGCAAGGAGCAGGTCGCGGAGCAGCTAATCAAATCGATCGCCCAACTCTACCAGGATGCGGGCAAGATCAACGACTTTGTGGACATCCTGACGGCCGGCTTCACTGCCGACGAATCGCTGGTCACGAACACCATTCTGGCCTTCAGAGCTGTGCTCCAGCAGCAGGGTCAACACTTGACGGTGGCCACGCTGGAGTTTGTCCTGCAGCAGGTCTCCGTTTTCCTCGTCCAGAAGTCGCGCAATCAATCGGAGGCAGCCGTTgcctttttaattacattcaTCAAAGTGATGCCCATACCACTGGTGGCCAACCACCTGGAGACCATT ATGCGCTCCCTGTCTGCCATGACCAAGGACACGAAGCGCTACTGCCGCATCCAGATCGGTTACTTCCTGAAGAAGCTGTGCAAGCGCTTCAGCACCGAGGAGCTGGCCCGCTTCGTGCCCGGCGACGATGAGGTGACCCACCGGCGGCTCAAGAAGATCCGCAAGCAGATGCGCAGGGACACGCGCAAGAAGCAGAGCGAGGAGGCCCAGGCGGATAGCTCCGACGAGGAGCTCGTCGGCGGCCTGGAGCAGAAGAGCTATAC CATTGATGATATTCTGGCTGACTCCGACTCGGATCTGCCCGAGGACATGGACGCCGAAGAGGAGGGCGGAGCGGCAACGAATGCTAGCAAGCGCAACAAGAAATCCAAGCAGCAGAAGAGCACCTACATTCGCGAGGATCCCGACGAGATTGTCGACTTGGCCGATCTCAAGTCCATTGGCAATGTGCTGA CTAGTGGCTCTGCTCAAGCGGCAGCCACCGCCAAGAGCCAGAAGGCGAAACCCCAGCTGCCGAATGGCGGCTTCAAGACTGCCGACGATGGCCGCCTGATCATCAGCGACAAGGCTCTGCGCGGCCAGGGAGGCAACGATGATGAGTCCGACTCGGACTCCGATTCGGATGCATCGATGGCCGATGGCACTGCCGCCAAGGAGCCAAAGGCCAAGCGCGGCATGGAAGACGACTCCAGCGACGAGGaggaactgcagcagcagcagtcgacGGCGGCCAAGCGGACGCGCAAGGGCGGCGATGCGATGAGCATGAAATCCGGCAAGACCACGGCCAGCAGTCGCTACACGGCCGGTGGCAAGGGCATCCATCGTCAGCTGGCGGCTGGCAACTCGGATGCCATGTCCGTGAAGTCGGGAAAGTCCAGCGGCCGCCCGGCGGGCAATGAGTACAGCAGCAAAAAGGCCAAGGGCGACATGAAGAAGCGCGGACAACTGGATCCCTATGCGTACATACCGCTCACCAGGAACAACCTGAACAAGAG AAAACGGTCGATGAACTCGCGCAAATTCAAGAGTGTTTTGCGAGGAGCTGGCGCCGAAgccggaggaggcggtggcggcCGGGTGTCCAAGAAATACAAATAG